ACTGAAATCGTGTCCAGGCTGTTCCCGGTACCGTCGCAGTCTGCGTGGAGAAGCCCACAATCTGCTGAGTCTGGCCTAAAGCCCGCCCTGAGACGATCTTGAGCCGGAGGTCATGAAAAGGCGGGTGCCTGCGCGCGCCGGGCGTGTACCGCCGGGCGGCCGCCCGGGTGTAAGCTCTTTGCACCTTCAATCGCCCCTGCCCGCGCGGTGGCCGTTCGCCTGCCCTCCTCTTTGCTGGCTTCTCTGCTCTGGAAAGGGTCCGGTGATCTGTTCGTGCAGTCTGAGAATGCTCCTGTTCGGATTGTGAGTGTCGCCGCGCACAGCGGCGCGGGAAAAACCACGCTCTCGGAGGCCCTGCTCGTCGCCAGCGGGGCCTTGCCGCGTGCCGGGCGGGTGGAGGACGGCACCACCCAGAGTGACCACACCGAGGCCGAGAAACAGCACGGTTTCTCCATCACCACCGGCGTCCTGCGGCTGAACCGTGACGGCACCGACATCACCCTGCTGGACACGCCTGGTTACGCCGACTTCGTGCGCGAGATTCGCGGCGGCATCCGCGCGGCGGATTCGGCCCTGATCGTGGTGAGTGCCGTGAGCGGGGTGGAGGTCGGCACCGAGCGGGTGTGGGCCACCGCCGACCGCTTCGAGATGCCGCGCGTGGTGGTGATCGGCAAGATGGACCGCGAGCGCGCCAACTTCTACGCCGTGCTGGCTGATATCCGCGCGAGTTTAAAAGGCCCGGTCGCGGCGGCCTTCCTGCCGGTAGGGGAGGGGCCGGGCTTCCGGGGCGTGCTGGACGTGCTGGCGGCGGACCCGGAAGAGGTGCCGGGCGAACTGCGCGCCGCCTTGCGCGAGGCCCGCGAGGGGCTGGTGGACACCATCGTCGAAACCGACGACGACCTGATGAACCGCTATCTGGAAGGCGAGGAGATCGGCACGGACGAACTGCGCGCCGCCTTCCTGCGCGCCGTCCACGCGGGCAGCCTCTACCCGGTCCTTCCGGTCAGCGCCGAGACGGGCGTAGGTATTCCCGAACTGCTGAACCTGATGGTGGAAGGGCTGCGGAGTGCCCCCGAGCGCGGCGTGCTGACCGGCCTGGACGGGCAGACGCGCGAGCCGACGCCGGACGCGCCCGCCAGTGCCCGGGTCTGGCGCGTCTCGGTGGACCCCTTCGTGGGCAAACTCGCCTACATCCGCGTCTGGAGCGGCACCATCCGCCCCGGCGACACCCTGCGGAACACGACGCGCGGCGTGGACGTGAAACCCGCCCACCTGTACGTGGTGAGCGGCAAGGACCTGACGGAAGTGCCCGAACTCCGCGCCGGGATGATCGGCGTGCTGACCAAGATTCCCGAACTGCACACCGGGGACACGCTGGCCGACCCGGCCCATCCCATCGAGTACGACCCGCTGGTGCTGCCCGACCCGGCGCACACCGTCGCCCTGTTTCCCAAAACGCGCCAGGACGAGGACCGTCTCAGCGCCGCCGTCGCCCGCCTGCTGGACGAGGATCCCACCCTGCACTTTACGCGCGAAGCCCAGACCGGCGAACTGCTGCTCTCGGGCATGGGCGACATGCATACGACCATCGCGGTGGAGAAGCTGGCGGCGCTGGGCGTGAACGTGGAGACGGGGGTGCCGCAGATTCCCTACCGGGAAACCATCCGCGCGTCGGCGCAGGCGCAGGGCAAGCACAAGAAGCAGTCGGGCGGGCACGGCCAGTACGGCGACTGCCACCTGCGGCTCGACCCCGGGGAGGGGACCGCCTTCCGCTCGGAGGTGGTCGGCGGCGCGATTCCCGGCAAGTACCTCCCCAGCATCGAGAAGGGCGTGGGGGACGCGATGCAGAAGGGGCCGCTGGCGGGCTACCCGATGCAGGACGTGCATGTCGCCGTCACGCACGGCAGCTATCACGACGTGGACAGCAGCGACCTCGCCTTCCGGACCGCCGGGGCGCTGGCCTTCCGCAACGCGGTGGAGGGCGCCAAGCCCGTCCTCCTCGAACCCGTGGTGCTGCTGAAGGTGCGCGCGCCCGCGAGCTTCACCGGCGACCTGATCAGCGACCTCCAGACCCGCCGCGCCCGCGTGCAGGGCATGGACCCCGAAGGCACCGTCATCACCATCACCGCCGTCGTCCCCCAGTCCGAGCTTCAGACCTACAGCGCCGACCTCCGCAGTCTGACGGGCGACCGGGGCGCCTTCAGCGTGAAGCCCTACGGCTACCAGGACCTGCCCGAACACCTGGCGAAGAAGGTAATCGAGGCGCGGAAGGCGGCGGCGGGGTAGGGGAGGACAATCATGAGCCAAGCCGAGTCATCGTGAGGGCGGCTCGGTATGCTTCTTCTCATGACGGGGCCGCTTGCACAACTGAGCTGGGCAGCAGTGCTCGCTGGATGGGCTGACAGCTTCCTCACCATCACGGATGTCCGAACGCTGGCGGAAGCACGCATCCTCACGGCGGAAGGCGAGGCGCTGGTTCCGCTGTCCGATCTGGCCAGCCTGCGAGGTGACGAGGAGCGTCAGGACGTACATGCGGCCCTGGCCCGGCTAGCCCGGATGGAGGGATATCCAGTCTATTTTGCCCGTCGGGAATGGCAGGTGTTCCGTTTGGAATGGCAGTTGGACCACCTGGACGAGGACGTTGACCCGGAGGAGCCAGAGTTAGACGCCTACTACCAAATGCAATCCCTGGAATGGGCCTGGCAAGGTATGGGCAAACCATTGGATGTACCACCGCTCAACCCGTTCTTACGTTCGTATGTGGAGGCCGCCGACCCCGTAGCAGGCTTGGTGCTGACGGCCCATGATCTCCGGGCATGGCTCGCTCAGCAGCGAGAAGTGCTGGGGATGGTGGCAGGCTTGCTGGCGGCTGGTCGGGGGCAAGATGTGGCGGTTTTGGCACGTGCATTTGAGACAGCGCAGGTAAACGCTGAAGCACATCTGAACCTTGTTGAACAAGAATGCTCCATCTATCAGAGCCTGAATCTGGAAAGCCAGGCTACGGTGCTTTGGCAGAAGCTTGAGGCATACAACCTGGCCGTATTGAAAGCGCGGCAGCAACGCAGCGGAGAGCAATCGCAACCCGACTGAGGAGCGTTCATGCCTGGGTACTTGTCCAGTTTCCAGGGCGTAGGGGGCGTGAAAAGCAGTCTCCACCGCGCACTACTCCCCGCGCACCGCGTACCATTCCCCCATGACCGTCACCCTCCCCCGCGTGCTGGCCGACCTCCGTTCCGACACCGTCACCACCCCCACGCCCGAGATGCGGGAGGCGATGGCGCAGGCGGCGGTCGGGGACGACGTGTACGGCGAGGACCCCACCGTCAATCAGCTCCAGGTGGAGGTCGCGCGCCTGACCGGCTTCGAGGCGGGCCTCTTCATGCCCAGCGGCACCATGACCAATCAGGTGGCGATTGCGCTGCACACCCGCCGGGGCGAGGAGGTCGTCTGTGCCGAGGGTTCTCATATCTACGAGTGGGAACTGGGCATGATGGCGACCTTTTCGGGCGTGGTGCCGCGCTTCGTGCCCGCGCCGCTCGGCGTGCCCGACCCGGAGGGGGTGCGCCTGGCGGTCCGGCACTCCATCCATCAGTCGCCCACCGGCCTCATCAGCCTGGAGAACACCCACAACAAGGCGGGCGGCACAGTGATTCCGCTGGAGGTGCTGGCCGCGATCCGGGGCGTGGCAGACGACGAGGGCCTGCCTCTCCACCTCGACGGGGCGCGGGTGTTCAACGCGGCCGCCGCCCTGGACGTGCCCGTTTCGGAGATCACCCGGCACTTCGACACGGTCAGCATCTGCCTCAGCAAGGGGCTGGGGGCCCCGGTCGGCAGCGTGCTGGTGGGCAGCGCCGCCGCCATGAAGCAGGCGCACCGCTACCGCAAGATGATGGGCGGCGGGATGCGGCAGGCCGGAGTGCTGGCCGCCGCCGCGCTGATCGCCCTGCGCGATGGTCCCGCCCGCCTGAAGGCCGACCACCGCCGCGCCCGCCGTCTTGCGGAGGCACTGGTGGAGGCGGGCTTCGACGTGGACCTGGCCGCCGTGCAGACGAACATGATCTACGTGACGCTGCCGGACGCGGCCGCCCAGGTGGCCCGCTGGGCCGAGCAGGGGGTGCTGGCAAGCGCCCTCGGCCCGGACTCGGTGCGCTTCGTGCTGCACCATCAGGTCGGTGACGAGGCGCTGGAGGAGGCCATCCGCGTGTTGACGGCATAAAGGCCCGGGCCAGGCGACCTCGGCCTTTCGGGGGACGCCCCCACCGGGTACCACGCGGTAGGCTGACGCTCATGACGGTTCCGGACGTGCCCCCCGCCGTTTCCCTCGCCACCCCGGACGTGCCGGTCCCGCCGCCCGTTCGCGGCATCCGCGCCGTGGACGGCAACCGCGCCGCGCTGACGCTGCTGATCACGCAGAACGTGGTGTCGGCGCTGCTGCTGGCCGTGCATGTGCCGCTGGGGATGACCCTCCTGGGCGCGTTCGTGGTGACCGTGCTGGTCGGCCTGCTCTTTTTCCGGCCGACCCTGACCGCCCTGGTGCGGGACACGCGCTGGCGCACGCCCCCTTCCCCGGGGCTGGCGCTGGCGGCCTTCGTGCTGGCGTTCCTGACCTCCCGCGCCTTCACGCTGGCCTTCGTGACGCTGTTTCCGCAGGGGGCGGGCGCCATCCCGCAGTTTCTCAGCCACGGGGCGGACCTGTGGGCCTTGCTGCTCGCGGCGGGCCTGCTGGTCCCCTTCGCGGAGGAGGTGGCCTTCCGGGGCCTGATGCTGCGCGGGCAGGAGCGGGCGGCGGGCTTCATGGTCGCGGCGCTGGCGACCACCTTCGCCTTCGGGATCGCGCACGGCGTTCCGGCGAGCGTGGTGGGTATCCTGCCGCTCGCCTACGCGCTGGCCCGGCTGACGCAGCACACCGGCAGCCTGTGGAACGCGGTGATCGTCCACGCGCTGAACAACACGCTGGCGGTCGCGCTGGGCAGTTTCCTGGCGGGCCGTGACCTGGGCGGCACGGCGCAGGCGAGCATGGTGCTGAACAACCCCGGCCTGGCCGTGCCCGTCGCCCTCGGGGCGCTGCTGTTCGGCGTGGCCGTGCTGGTCGTGCTGCACCTGTGGCTTACGCCGAAGCCCGATCCCCAGGTCCGCAGCGCGCCCGGCCCCTGGCTGAGCGGCGCATACGTGGTCATCTTGCTGTTCGGCCTGGCGTCCGCCGCCTTCACCTTCCCCACCGTGCAGGAGGCCCTCACCCACCTGCGCGGGGCCCTGCGGTAAGGCCGGGATGTGGCAACGGCTGCGCGAGTTCGCCCGGCACCTCAAGGCTGAACTGCTCGCCCTGAGTTTTGCCGCCCGCGACCCGCGCACGCCCTGGCCCGCCCGCGCGCTGGCGCTGCTGGTGCTGGCCTACGCCCTGAGTCCCATCGACCTGATCCCCGACTTCATCCCGGTGCTGGGGCAACTCGACGACCTGCTGCTGGTGCCCGCCGGGCTGTGGCTGGCCCTGCGCCTGATCCCCGCCGAGGTGCTGGCCGACGCCCGCGCCCGGGCCGCCGCCCACCCCGCCCGGCTGGCGCGCAGCGCGTGGGGCCTGGCGCTGATGCTCGCCCTGTACGCGCTGGCCGTGTGGCTGCTGTGGCGTTGGTGGCTGGGTCCCTGGTGGCAGCACCGTTCCTGAAGGGCCGCTAGAGTGATCCGGTATGGCCCGCCGTAATCGCCCCGCCCCCCCACCTCCTCCTCCTGCGGCGCCGCCCGCTGCTGAACTGCTGACCGCGCCGGGGGCATTTTTCGAACAGTTGCGGGCCGCCGAGCCGAAAGCGTGGCGCTACGTGGCCCCGGTCCTCCTGACCGCCCTGCTGGCAGGAGTACTGTACGCGCTGCTGCTGCGGCCGGTCGTCGCGGCGGTGGCGGGTCTGGAGCACACCGCTCCCGCCTTCGCGGCCCACGCCATCAACGCCTTCGGCACCTTCTTCCTGACCGTCGTGGGCGCGGCCGTGATGGCGGGCCTGGGGGTTCTGGGCGCGGGGCGGGAAGGGCGCGCGGCGGAGGTGTACGGCGCCACCTTCGTCCTGCTGCCGCCCGTCTATCTGCTGCTGGCCGCCTTGCTGCTGGTGCTGCCGGGGCCGGAGGTGACCCGGGCGGCCCCCGGCGCGGACCTGCTCGCGGTGCAGCGGGCCGCCCTGCACGCCGTCGCGCAGGCCCCCCTGGCCCGCGTGACCGTCCTCGTCATGCTGCTGGGCACCCTGGCGCAGTTCGCCTTTGCCTACCGGGGGTTCCTGACGCTCACGGGTGACCGCTGGCGGGCGCTGCTGGGCACGCTGCTGCCGCTGGTGCCCGCGCTGCTGCTGACCACGCTGGGCCTCGCGCCGCTGCTGGTGGCGATGTTCTGATACCGACTTGCTCTGATTCCAGAACATACGGGAGAGCTCCGGATGTTCACGTGGCCCCAGGCTCAGGGGCGGCCCCTCGCCTGTCTTGCCGGAAGCGCCAGAGGCTGACCCGCTCATGGTCCATCGCCGCCAGCCGGTACGTTTTGCTGCTCGCGCTGCTTCGCAGCTTTACAAGTCCGCTCGGTTGATTCTCGCGAAGGGGCGCAATTTGGTATGATCCTTACCCGAAGAGGCTCTTCGCGGGGTCCCACAGCCGCCACAGTTCGTACACCCCGAGCAGGAGGTGCAGCACCAGCTTGGCGGCGAGGCCGGTCAGCAGGCCGACGAGGGTGCCCCAGGCGGCGCGCAGGGCGGCCGGTACAGGTTTGCGGACCACGAACAGCTCCACGACCAGCGCCCCCGCCAGCGGCCCCACGATGAGCCCGAACGGGATAAAGAGGCCGACCAGCCCGCCGATCAGGGCCCCCCAGACGGCCTGCCTGCTGCCACCGTACCGCCGCGCCCCCCACGCCGAGGCCACGTTGTCCACCAGGCTGATCAGGAGCGTGAGCACCGCGAAGGTCAGCAGGAAGGGCAGATCCGGCCAGACCTGAAACCCGTCGATAAAGGTCGCGGCAACCGCCCCGGCAAAGATGATGACCGTCGCGGGCAGGGCGGGCACGAAGGTGCCGATCATCCCGATGATCCACACGACCAGAAACACGAGAAAAGCCAGGCTCATACATCAGCCGGGTACGGGCGTTGGGGGGTTTGGGTTCCGCGCCGGATCTCAGGGTGCGGCGGCCACCCGGTTGCGCCCCGCCTGCTTGGCGGCATACAGCAGCGCGTCCGCACGGGCCAGGAGCGTCAGGGCGGAGTCGTCCTCCCGGACCTGGGTCACGCCCAGGCTGATCGTCACGCGCTCCGGGCGCTGGTCGGGCCAGGTGAGCCGGTCGATCTGACCGCGCAGGCGTTGCGCGAGCCGTTCGGCCTCCCCGAGCGGCACGTCCGGCAGCGCCAGCAGCAGCTCCTCGCCCCCGTAGCGCGCAGCCAGGGCCTCCGGGTCCCCGATCTCGCGCAGGGTGGCGGCCACCCGGCGCAGCACCCGGTCCCCGACGGCGTGCGAGTGCCGGTCGTTGACGTGCTTGAAGTGGTCGATGTCCACGAACAGCACGCTGAGCGGGCGGCGCAGCAGGGTGGCCTGCTGCACCAGGCCGGGCAGCAGATCGTCCAGTTGCCTGCGGTTGGCGAGGCCGGTGAGCGGGTCGCGGCGGGCCAGCGTCTCGGCGGCTTCGAGCTGCGCGCGCAGGGCCTGGGTATCGGCAGGCCCGGCGTCCTCGGGGGCGTCGCGGCGGGTCTGGGTGGCGAGCTGGCCCCGCAGCGTGGCGACGAGCTGCTTGGTCCACGCCAGGGCTTCCGCCGCCTGGCCCTCGCTCTCCGCGAGCGCGGCGAGGGCTTCGAGGGCCTGGAGGCGACCGGGCGTATGCCCCAGCCGCTCATGCCACGCGAGGGCGGCTTGCAGCTCGCTGCGGGCGGCGGGCAGGTTCCGCGCGCGCAGCAGCGCCTGCCCGCGGGCCAGGCTCAGGCGGGCCTCGCCGTGCGCGTAGCGCCCCGCCGCCCGTGCCAGCGCCCGGCCCAGCAGCGCGGCGGCCTCGGCGTGCCTGCCCTGCTCGTCGAGCAGGCGGCCCTCGATGACCGCGTGGTCGGCATCGAGCATCACCGGGTTCTGCGGCCGGGGCAGCCTCTGGGTGGACGCCAGGGCCTCCAGCGCTGCCGCGAGGTGGGCCTGCGCTTCCTGGGGCCGCTCCAAGGTGCGTGCCCGGTGGGCCAGGCCCAGGTGCGCCTCGGCCCGCACGATGGGCAGGTACGCGGCGGCCTCCTGCCCGGGCGCCAGTTCCTCGGCGCGGTGGGTGTCCAGCAGGTGCAGGGCGCGGTCATGTTCGCCGCGCGCCGTGAGGGACTGCGCGAGGTTCGTGAGGGGGGCCACCCGGCACTCCGGCGGGAAGTCGGCGCCGGACTCGTCCGCGATGGCGAGGGCCAGTTCCAGGCGGCGCTCGGCCGCGTCGTGCGCGCCCGCCGCGAGGTACAGCAGCGCGTGGTTGTTCAGGACACGCAACTGGGTGGCGAGCGACTGTCCCCCCGCCGCGTGCTCGTAGGCGCGGCGGAAGCTGACGTGGGCCGCGTCCATCAGGCCCAGGTCCGCTTCGATGTACGCCTGCACGTTCAGCATCAGCGCCAGTTGTTCCGGGTCACCCGTGCCCAGCGCGAATTCCGCCTGCGCGAGCCGCACCCCCTCCAGGGCGTAGGGATAGGCCCGGCGCGGCGCACGGCCCGCCAGCCACTGGGCAGCGGCGAGCAGGCGATCTGTGCTGCGGGGCGACATGCCCCTCACGCTAACGCAGGCACCGCCGGGCCGCGCATGAATTTGTTGACATCTCGCGGGCCTGTTGGGGGAGAAGCGCCCCCCCACCCCCGGCGGAGTAAGCTGCTCCCATGACCCAGTCCACCTCTGTCCCGGCCAGCCCGCAGCCCGGCATGAACCGCATCTCTTATCTGCCCGTCCCCGACGAGACGCAGGTGCCCGAGGGTGTCCGCAAGCTGTGGGGCAAGGCCGAGGCCAATATCGGCTTCGTGCCCAACGTGTTCCGCGCGCAGGCGGTGAATGGCGAGCAGTTCCTGGCCTGGTGGAACTACTTCAACCTGCTGCTGAACAAGGAAGGCTACCTGACGAACGCCGAGCGTGAACTCGTCGCGGTCGTGGTGAGCGGCGTCAACCGCTGCCTGTACTGCGCCATCTCGCACGGCGTGGCCCTGCGCGAGTTCCTGGGCGACGCGCAAAAGGCGGACGCGGTGGCGGTGAACTGGCGGCACGCCAACCTGACCGAGCGCGAGCGCACTCTTGCTGAATACGCCGAGAGACTCACCCTGCATCCCGCCGAGGTGACGGCCGCCGACCTCCAGCCGCTTCGCGAGGTGGGCCTGGACGATCACCAGATCATGGAACTCGTGCAGGTGATCGGGATGTTCAACCTGACCAACCGCGTGAGCAGCGCCCTGGGCTTCGTGCCGAACGCGGAGTATTACCGGCAGGCGCGTTGAGGGCGCCTTAAGCTGGCCTCTTACCGCCCCTGGCAAGGGCTAGTCTGAACCAAGGAGGCCCAGCATGACCGACCCCAAAGGTGCCAAAGCTGAAGGCGAAAGCGGCCAGCTCTCCGAGAGCGCCCGCTCGCGCACCCAGGAGAACAACGACCCGACGCCGATCAGCCAGCTCAACGACGGCGCAGGCAAGCAGGACGACAACGCGGGCAAGCACGGGCGGCCCACCGACGACGCCGACCCCGGCCATAGCTGAGGGGCGTGTAGCTTGTGGTTTGTCGCTTGTAGAAGAGAAAAAAGCGGAAGCTTAGAGCCGAAGCCCAAGCTTCCACAGGCCACACGCCACAAGCGACAGGCTCAGTAGCTGTAAAACCCCCGCCCGCTCTTGCGCCCCAGCAGCCCCGCCTGCACCATCTTCCGCAGCAGGGGAGAGGGGCGGTACTTGTCGTCGCCCAGGCCCTGATGCAGCACTTCCATGATGGCGAGACAGGTGTCCAGCCCGATGAAGTCCGCCAGCGTCAGCGGTCCCATCGGGTGATTCATGCCCAGCTTCATGATCTGGTCAATGGCTTCCGGCTCGGCCACGCCCTCCATCACGCACTGGATGGCCTCGTTCAGCATCGGCATCAGGATGCGGTTGCTGACGAAGCCGGGGTAGTCGTTGCACTCCACGGGCGTCTTGCCCATTGCGCGGGCCGCCTCCGTCACCTTCTGCGCCGTCTCGTCGCTGGTGGAGTAGCCGCGAATGACCTCCACCAGTTGCATCAGCGGCACCGGGTTCATGAAGTGCATCCCGATAAACTTTTCCGGGCGTCCGCTCGCCGTGGCGAGGCTGGTGATCGGGATGGAGGAGGTGTTGCTCGCCAGAATCCCCTCCGGCTTGACGATCTCGCCCAGTTGGCGGAAAAGCTGCGCCTTGATGGCCTCGTTCTCCACGATGGCCTCGACCACGAGGTCACAGTCCGCGAAGTCCTGAAGGTCCGTCGTAAACTTGATGCGGCCCAGCACCTCGGCGGGCGTTTCCGTCAGCCTGCCCTTCTCGTGCAGCTTGGCGAGGCTCTTTTCAATGGTCGCCCGCCCACGTGAAAGAAACTCGTCCTTCACGTCATGCACGACCACGTCAAACCCGCTCTGTGCAGCCACCTGCGCGATGCCGCCGCCCATCTGTCCTGCTCCGATGACTCCGAATTTCATAGTTGGAACCTCTCTCCTTCGTCCAGATAAGTGAAATTGGTCTTCAAATCTTGTTTCCTGTCGGTTAGTATCTTGACAAAGCTCTCTATATGATTTAGGTAACTCATATCTGATGTTTTGGTCTTTACATATTTCAAAAAATCTTGCATAAAGCTTATGAACTCGGTTTGAGTATCGATGCTATAATTCTCAATGCAAACAGCGTGCATCAATGCTCCCTCATTGAGCAGGCGCAGTAGCTCGGAACTCACATCAGACCCCTCGGCAACACCAAGTATAGCAGTAAAATTCAGATTGCTAAATTGATAATGATTGTCGTAATTGTCTGTTTCAAAGTAAACAAAAACGGACATGTCTCACTCCACCAGCGGCACACCTGCCAGCATCAGCGCCCGCCCCCGCTTGACCGGCGTGAAGGGCGTATACGTGTACTCCGAGCAGCCCTCCAGCACGAAGGGGTCGTCCTTGAAGACCTCTTCCAACTGTTCCTGACTCTCCGCATGAGCGAGCAGCACGCCCCCCTGCCCGCTGAGCATCCGGCCCGACACGAGGAAGAGGCCCGAACGGTAGTGCTGGTCGAGCCAAGCGCGGTGGCGTGGTGTAACCTCGGCCAGTTCTTCTTGCGGCTTCAGGTAACGGCTGGTGATGACCCACAGGGTCGGCGCGCTGCTGTGTTGGCTGGGATTGGGCGTCATGCGGTTCAGCTTAGCCGCTTGACGCTGAGGGCGAGGCCGTTGCCGCCGCCCATGCACAGGGTCGCCACGCCCGTTTCCTTGTCCTGCTGCCGCAGCGCATACAGCAGCGTGACCAGGATGCGCGCGCCCGAAGCGCCGATGGGGTGCCCCAGCGCGACCGCGCCGCCGTTCACGTTCACCCGCTCGGGGTCCAGCCCCAGCTCGCGCTGCACGGCGAGGCTCTGCACGCTGAACGCCTCGTTCAGTTCCCAGAGGTCCACGTCGTCCACGCTCATACCGCTGTTCTTCAGCAGCTTCTGCGTGGCGGGGACGGGCGTCATCATCACCCACTCGGGGGCGAGGCCGCCCGTGGCGTAGGAGGTAATCTCGGCCATCGGCGTCAGGCCGTGCGCCTGCGCCGCTTCCTCCGACATGATCAGGAGGGCGGAGGCGCCGTCGTTCAGGCCGGGCGCGTTGCCTGCCGTGACCGTGCCGTCCGTCTTGAAGGCGGGCTTGAGCCTGCTCAACGTCTCCGGGCTGGTGTCGGCGCGCGGTCCCTCGTCGGTGTCCACGACCGTCTCACCCTTGCGGCCCTTCACGGTGACAGGCGCGATCTCGTCGCTGAAACGCCCGCCCTGCTGCGCGGCAATCGCGCGCTGGTGGCTCTGCGTCGCGTAGGCGTCCTGCGCCTCGCGTCCGATGCCGTACTTCTCGGCCACGCGCTCGCCGGTCAGGCCCATACCCTCATCGTTGATGGAGCACCACAGGCCGTCGTGCGTGTTGGCGTCCAACACCTGCGCGTTGCCCAGGCGGTAGCCCTTGCGCGCGCCGGGGAGGAGGTACGGCGCGTTGCTCATGCTCTCCATGCCGCCCGCCAGCACCGCGGTCTGGTCACCCGCCCGGATGCTCTGCGCGGCCAGGATCACCGCCTTGAGGCCCGAGCCGCAGACCTTGTTGATGGTCACGGCGCCCACTTCGGGGAGCAATCCTGCCTTCAACGCCGCCTGCCGCGCCGGGTTCTGCCCGCTCCCCGCCTGCACGACCTGCCCCATGATGACGTCCTCCACGAGGTCGGCGGGAATCCCGGCCCGTTTCAGCGTCTCGCGCAGGGTGGTGGCGCCCAGTTCGACGGCAGTCACGTCCGACAGCGCCCCCAGGAACTTCCCGGTCGGCGTGCGTGAGGCCGAGACAATCACGGCTTTGTTCATGCCTGAAGTGTAGCGCGGGGAGGCTAACGGGCGTTAGGTTCCTTGTGGGTGACGTGTTCCTCCAGCCAGACCCGGCCCGCGAGGCCACCCCGCTCCGCCGCCTTGCGCGCCCGCAACGCCTCCAGTCCGTCCGGCGTCAAGCCGTGGAGCGCCGCCAGCGCGTGCAGCACTTCCAGTACATCCGCGAGTTCCTCCGGGGTGCGGTCCGTCAGGTATTCCTGCACCTCCTCTTCCAGCTTGGCAAGCAGGGCGGGCCTGTATTCCGCTTTGTCCAGCACACGGTAGGTATACGCGGGGAACAGTTCGGGAATGCGGTCACGGACGAGTTTGGGCATCGGTGCAAGCTACACCAAGCGTTTTGCCCGTGCGTGCTAGCCTCCCCTTATGTTTGAGGCGCTCGGAAACAAGTTGCAGGACATCCTCGACCGCGTCGGGCGGGAGAGCAAACTCACCGACGCGCAGGTCAAGGCTGCCATGCGCGAGATTCGCATGGCCCTGCTCGAAGCGGACGTGAACTTCAACGTCGCCAAGGATTTTGTCGCCAAGGTCAGCGAGAAGGCCGTCGGGCAGGAGGTGCAGGGGTCGCTGACCGGCGGGCAGACCGTCGTGAAGCTCGTTCACGACGAACTGATCGAGACGCTCGGCGGCGAGAGCAAGCAGCCCACGCTCAAGACC
The window above is part of the Deinococcus metallilatus genome. Proteins encoded here:
- a CDS encoding elongation factor G; protein product: MVSVAAHSGAGKTTLSEALLVASGALPRAGRVEDGTTQSDHTEAEKQHGFSITTGVLRLNRDGTDITLLDTPGYADFVREIRGGIRAADSALIVVSAVSGVEVGTERVWATADRFEMPRVVVIGKMDRERANFYAVLADIRASLKGPVAAAFLPVGEGPGFRGVLDVLAADPEEVPGELRAALREAREGLVDTIVETDDDLMNRYLEGEEIGTDELRAAFLRAVHAGSLYPVLPVSAETGVGIPELLNLMVEGLRSAPERGVLTGLDGQTREPTPDAPASARVWRVSVDPFVGKLAYIRVWSGTIRPGDTLRNTTRGVDVKPAHLYVVSGKDLTEVPELRAGMIGVLTKIPELHTGDTLADPAHPIEYDPLVLPDPAHTVALFPKTRQDEDRLSAAVARLLDEDPTLHFTREAQTGELLLSGMGDMHTTIAVEKLAALGVNVETGVPQIPYRETIRASAQAQGKHKKQSGGHGQYGDCHLRLDPGEGTAFRSEVVGGAIPGKYLPSIEKGVGDAMQKGPLAGYPMQDVHVAVTHGSYHDVDSSDLAFRTAGALAFRNAVEGAKPVLLEPVVLLKVRAPASFTGDLISDLQTRRARVQGMDPEGTVITITAVVPQSELQTYSADLRSLTGDRGAFSVKPYGYQDLPEHLAKKVIEARKAAAG
- a CDS encoding YkvA family protein is translated as MWQRLREFARHLKAELLALSFAARDPRTPWPARALALLVLAYALSPIDLIPDFIPVLGQLDDLLLVPAGLWLALRLIPAEVLADARARAAAHPARLARSAWGLALMLALYALAVWLLWRWWLGPWWQHRS
- a CDS encoding peroxidase-related enzyme (This protein belongs to a clade of uncharacterized proteins related to peroxidases such as the alkylhydroperoxidase AhpD.) → MTQSTSVPASPQPGMNRISYLPVPDETQVPEGVRKLWGKAEANIGFVPNVFRAQAVNGEQFLAWWNYFNLLLNKEGYLTNAERELVAVVVSGVNRCLYCAISHGVALREFLGDAQKADAVAVNWRHANLTERERTLAEYAERLTLHPAEVTAADLQPLREVGLDDHQIMELVQVIGMFNLTNRVSSALGFVPNAEYYRQAR
- a CDS encoding DUF456 domain-containing protein yields the protein MSLAFLVFLVVWIIGMIGTFVPALPATVIIFAGAVAATFIDGFQVWPDLPFLLTFAVLTLLISLVDNVASAWGARRYGGSRQAVWGALIGGLVGLFIPFGLIVGPLAGALVVELFVVRKPVPAALRAAWGTLVGLLTGLAAKLVLHLLLGVYELWRLWDPAKSLFG
- a CDS encoding GGDEF domain-containing protein, with amino-acid sequence MSPRSTDRLLAAAQWLAGRAPRRAYPYALEGVRLAQAEFALGTGDPEQLALMLNVQAYIEADLGLMDAAHVSFRRAYEHAAGGQSLATQLRVLNNHALLYLAAGAHDAAERRLELALAIADESGADFPPECRVAPLTNLAQSLTARGEHDRALHLLDTHRAEELAPGQEAAAYLPIVRAEAHLGLAHRARTLERPQEAQAHLAAALEALASTQRLPRPQNPVMLDADHAVIEGRLLDEQGRHAEAAALLGRALARAAGRYAHGEARLSLARGQALLRARNLPAARSELQAALAWHERLGHTPGRLQALEALAALAESEGQAAEALAWTKQLVATLRGQLATQTRRDAPEDAGPADTQALRAQLEAAETLARRDPLTGLANRRQLDDLLPGLVQQATLLRRPLSVLFVDIDHFKHVNDRHSHAVGDRVLRRVAATLREIGDPEALAARYGGEELLLALPDVPLGEAERLAQRLRGQIDRLTWPDQRPERVTISLGVTQVREDDSALTLLARADALLYAAKQAGRNRVAAAP
- a CDS encoding threonine aldolase family protein, giving the protein MTVTLPRVLADLRSDTVTTPTPEMREAMAQAAVGDDVYGEDPTVNQLQVEVARLTGFEAGLFMPSGTMTNQVAIALHTRRGEEVVCAEGSHIYEWELGMMATFSGVVPRFVPAPLGVPDPEGVRLAVRHSIHQSPTGLISLENTHNKAGGTVIPLEVLAAIRGVADDEGLPLHLDGARVFNAAAALDVPVSEITRHFDTVSICLSKGLGAPVGSVLVGSAAAMKQAHRYRKMMGGGMRQAGVLAAAALIALRDGPARLKADHRRARRLAEALVEAGFDVDLAAVQTNMIYVTLPDAAAQVARWAEQGVLASALGPDSVRFVLHHQVGDEALEEAIRVLTA
- a CDS encoding CPBP family intramembrane glutamic endopeptidase yields the protein MTVPDVPPAVSLATPDVPVPPPVRGIRAVDGNRAALTLLITQNVVSALLLAVHVPLGMTLLGAFVVTVLVGLLFFRPTLTALVRDTRWRTPPSPGLALAAFVLAFLTSRAFTLAFVTLFPQGAGAIPQFLSHGADLWALLLAAGLLVPFAEEVAFRGLMLRGQERAAGFMVAALATTFAFGIAHGVPASVVGILPLAYALARLTQHTGSLWNAVIVHALNNTLAVALGSFLAGRDLGGTAQASMVLNNPGLAVPVALGALLFGVAVLVVLHLWLTPKPDPQVRSAPGPWLSGAYVVILLFGLASAAFTFPTVQEALTHLRGALR